The sequence ACCAATTCCTATGGGTCATTTTTCCATACGTCTGTATGGCAGTTTTCGTAGTCGGCCACATTTTCCGTTACCGGCATGACCAATTCGGATGGACGGCTAAATCGAGTGAATTTATTGAGAAGAAACAACTGATGATTGGAAGTCTTCTATTCCATATTGGGATAATCCCCGTTATCCTAGGCCACATTTCGGGATTGGGTATTCCGAAAGAATGGACGCGAGCACTTGGTGTAAGTGACCATATGTATCATATGGGCGCAGTATGGGGTGGAGGGTTTTTCGGAGTTGTGACACTTGCTGGGATGGTAATCCTTACAGCACGACGCTTTACGCACCGAAATGTTCGGAAATTGTCATCTGCATCCGATTTAATTGTCAATACACTGTTATTGTTTATCGTCTTTATCGGAGTGTACGCTTCCTTAATCACGAATAACATAACGCCGGGATTCGACTACCGCGATTCAATCTCGGTATGGTTCAGATCACTTCTCATTTTCAGACCTGAAGCGGGCTATATGGCCGCAGCTCCATGGACATTTAAGCTACATATATTGACCGGGTTTTTAATATTTGCAATGTGGCCTTTCACGCGCCTCGTCCATGTGTGGAGCGTACCATTGAATTATGCCGGCAGGAGTTATATTCTGTATAGGAGATCACCTGTGAAAAAGCATAGACGATAACAGAATGTGT is a genomic window of Sporosarcina oncorhynchi containing:
- the narI gene encoding respiratory nitrate reductase subunit gamma produces the protein MTNQFLWVIFPYVCMAVFVVGHIFRYRHDQFGWTAKSSEFIEKKQLMIGSLLFHIGIIPVILGHISGLGIPKEWTRALGVSDHMYHMGAVWGGGFFGVVTLAGMVILTARRFTHRNVRKLSSASDLIVNTLLLFIVFIGVYASLITNNITPGFDYRDSISVWFRSLLIFRPEAGYMAAAPWTFKLHILTGFLIFAMWPFTRLVHVWSVPLNYAGRSYILYRRSPVKKHRR